One Ardenticatenales bacterium DNA segment encodes these proteins:
- the tadA gene encoding tRNA adenosine(34) deaminase TadA, with amino-acid sequence MRLALAQAQLAADLGEVPVGAVAVYAGQVIGAGYNRKEADLDPTAHAEMTALRQAAVYLRNWRLIGVTLYCTLEPCPMCAGAMIQGRLERLVYGARDTRFGADGSIVQVLREPRFNHLVKISSGVLEEEAAALLQAFFRRLRQKRGEPLAAAS; translated from the coding sequence ATGCGCCTGGCCCTGGCACAAGCGCAATTGGCTGCCGACCTGGGCGAAGTGCCCGTTGGCGCGGTGGCCGTTTATGCGGGGCAGGTCATTGGCGCGGGATACAATCGCAAAGAAGCGGACCTGGACCCGACGGCGCACGCGGAGATGACGGCTCTGCGGCAGGCCGCCGTCTACTTGCGCAACTGGCGGCTGATCGGCGTGACATTGTACTGCACGCTGGAACCCTGCCCTATGTGCGCCGGGGCGATGATTCAGGGACGGTTGGAGCGGTTGGTCTATGGCGCGCGCGACACCCGCTTTGGTGCGGATGGCTCCATCGTCCAGGTGCTGCGCGAACCCCGCTTCAATCATCTGGTTAAAATCAGCAGTGGCGTGTTGGAAGAGGAGGCGGCGGCGTTGCTGCAAGCCTTTTTCCGCAGGTTGCGCCAGAAGCGCGGCGAACCCCTTGCTGCCGCAAGCTGA
- a CDS encoding cytochrome c3 family protein has product MMTLTLHSRHRLIWLTGPGLLLLVFLLLGVARPAQADEGGARPDLACRLCHVDTTQSLTFPSGERLSAQIPLAALDQSAHGLAAAEPLVCTACHTPANNYRIPHAPLTAVNARSYATILSANCTRCHNPPHLSSHPDADSDEPVICTDCHSAHEVQTAAAWESGSGVETCLQCHDTAQRPLLEGVIQAGLFTHTSQDNDYCLACHGQPGLTKTFPDGETISLTIDAAAFHDSVHGVGNEWEALACSDCHGDYAFPHAPTTAASRRDFALEMYTACSHCHEDKYELTLDSVHGAGLAEGDKDAAVCTDCHGAHDTPVPNVPRARISHTCQKCHSEIYDEYAQSVHGEALLEESNEDVPTCIECHGVHNIGDPTTNLFRIRSPELCANCHANVDLMSKYDISTDVFDTYVADFHGTTVTLFDHTDPNAETNKAVCYDCHGVHKILAPDDPNAGIKNNLLATCQQCHPDARANFPDAWTSHFEPSLEHNPFVYLVNLFYTILIPGVVGFFVFLVGTDIYRRLRHRLASPPQSES; this is encoded by the coding sequence ATGATGACTCTAACGCTCCATTCCCGCCACCGACTGATATGGCTTACAGGCCCAGGGCTGCTTCTTCTGGTCTTTTTGCTGCTGGGCGTGGCACGTCCGGCGCAGGCGGACGAAGGGGGGGCGCGGCCCGACCTGGCCTGCCGCCTCTGTCATGTGGACACCACGCAGTCGCTCACCTTTCCTTCGGGAGAACGGCTTTCCGCGCAAATTCCCCTTGCCGCCCTTGATCAGTCCGCGCATGGCCTGGCCGCCGCCGAACCGCTCGTCTGCACCGCCTGCCACACTCCCGCCAACAACTACCGCATTCCCCACGCCCCCCTCACCGCCGTGAATGCGCGCAGCTATGCCACGATCCTGTCCGCCAATTGCACCCGCTGCCACAACCCACCCCACCTCAGCAGCCACCCGGACGCAGACAGCGACGAACCCGTTATCTGCACCGACTGCCACAGCGCGCACGAGGTGCAAACGGCGGCTGCCTGGGAAAGCGGGAGCGGCGTGGAAACGTGCCTGCAATGCCACGATACGGCGCAGCGCCCCCTGCTTGAGGGCGTCATCCAGGCGGGACTGTTCACCCATACGAGTCAAGACAACGACTACTGCCTGGCCTGTCATGGCCAGCCGGGGCTAACTAAAACATTCCCCGATGGCGAGACAATTTCGCTCACGATTGACGCGGCGGCCTTCCACGATTCCGTGCATGGCGTCGGCAACGAGTGGGAAGCTTTGGCGTGCAGTGATTGCCACGGCGATTATGCCTTTCCCCACGCTCCTACAACCGCGGCCTCCCGCCGCGATTTCGCCCTGGAGATGTATACGGCCTGCTCCCACTGCCATGAGGACAAATATGAGTTGACGTTGGACAGTGTGCATGGCGCGGGACTGGCGGAAGGGGATAAAGATGCCGCCGTCTGTACAGACTGCCACGGGGCGCACGACACCCCCGTGCCCAATGTGCCACGGGCGCGGATTTCGCACACATGTCAGAAATGTCATAGTGAGATTTACGACGAATATGCGCAGAGCGTACATGGCGAAGCGCTGCTGGAGGAGAGCAACGAGGATGTGCCTACGTGCATTGAGTGCCACGGGGTACACAACATTGGTGACCCGACGACGAATCTTTTCCGCATTCGTTCGCCGGAATTGTGCGCGAACTGCCACGCCAATGTGGATCTGATGTCCAAGTATGATATTTCCACGGATGTGTTTGATACGTACGTGGCGGATTTCCATGGCACGACGGTGACGTTGTTTGATCATACAGACCCGAATGCGGAGACGAACAAGGCGGTTTGTTATGACTGCCACGGGGTACATAAGATTTTGGCGCCGGATGATCCGAATGCCGGCATCAAAAACAACCTCCTCGCCACCTGCCAACAATGCCACCCGGACGCCAGAGCCAATTTCCCCGATGCCTGGACCAGTCACTTTGAACCATCGCTGGAACACAACCCCTTCGTCTACCTCGTCAACCTCTTCTACACAATCCTCATCCCCGGCGTCGTCGGCTTCTTCGTCTTCCTCGTCGGCACGGACATCTACCGTCGTCTGCGCCACCGCCTGGCAAGCCCCCCCCAGAGTGAATCATGA
- a CDS encoding MFS transporter yields the protein MMFTRLVAFQHRDFRLLWGGQTLSSIGTQMQLIAVNWHVFALLKGQTITITLFGRAIPLGAEALGLGTLGLARIVPIFILALLGGMLADTYDRRRVLIGTNVAAAVFAGILALLTLTHQINLPLIYLLTAAGAATGAFGEPAEQSLVPNVVPRHHLTNAISLNTLRWYGASIIGPAAAGILVGVLDVGIVYAINAISFLAMIVALWGMTYRGAGRGSGGGMGWAALRDGLRFTFGSRIILSTMLLDFMATFFSSARTMLPIVADQILGVGVQGYGILAAAQPVGAVIAGIWLAVREDIRHQGVVLLVSVAIYGLATALFGLSTLFALSFILFAFTGAADTVSTVIRGTIRQLTTPDELRGRMTGVNMIFFMGGPQLGELEAGLVASVFGVPLAIVSGGVATVLLTALIAWRFPRLRRYDN from the coding sequence TTGATGTTCACACGCCTCGTCGCCTTCCAACACCGCGATTTCCGTCTTCTCTGGGGTGGACAAACCCTGTCCAGCATCGGCACGCAAATGCAGTTGATCGCCGTCAACTGGCACGTGTTCGCCCTGCTCAAAGGGCAGACCATCACCATAACCCTGTTTGGGCGCGCGATTCCGCTGGGGGCGGAGGCGTTGGGGTTGGGCACGTTGGGGCTGGCGCGCATCGTGCCCATTTTCATTCTGGCGCTGTTGGGCGGGATGCTGGCGGATACGTATGACCGGCGGCGGGTGTTGATAGGGACGAATGTGGCGGCGGCGGTTTTTGCCGGCATTCTCGCCCTCCTCACCCTCACCCACCAGATCAACCTCCCCCTCATCTACCTCCTCACCGCCGCCGGCGCGGCCACCGGCGCATTTGGCGAACCGGCGGAGCAATCCCTCGTCCCCAACGTCGTCCCCCGCCACCACCTCACCAACGCCATCAGCCTGAACACCCTGCGCTGGTACGGTGCCAGCATCATCGGCCCCGCCGCTGCCGGCATCCTCGTGGGCGTGCTAGATGTGGGCATCGTCTACGCCATCAACGCCATCTCCTTTCTGGCGATGATCGTCGCCCTCTGGGGCATGACCTATCGCGGCGCGGGGCGTGGCAGCGGCGGCGGCATGGGGTGGGCCGCGCTGCGGGACGGGCTGCGCTTCACCTTTGGCTCGCGCATCATCCTCAGCACGATGCTGCTGGACTTCATGGCTACCTTCTTCAGTTCGGCGCGCACGATGCTGCCCATCGTCGCGGACCAGATTCTGGGCGTGGGGGTGCAGGGGTACGGGATTTTGGCGGCGGCGCAGCCGGTGGGGGCGGTCATTGCCGGCATCTGGCTGGCCGTGCGCGAGGATATTCGTCACCAGGGCGTCGTCCTCCTCGTCAGCGTCGCCATCTACGGCCTGGCCACCGCCCTCTTCGGCCTCTCCACCCTGTTCGCCCTCTCCTTCATCCTCTTCGCCTTCACCGGCGCGGCGGATACCGTCTCCACGGTCATTCGCGGCACCATCCGCCAGCTTACCACACCGGACGAACTACGCGGACGCATGACGGGCGTGAACATGATCTTCTTCATGGGGGGACCGCAGTTGGGCGAACTGGAAGCCGGTCTGGTGGCCTCCGTCTTTGGCGTCCCGCTGGCTATCGTCAGCGGCGGCGTGGCCACCGTCCTCCTCACCGCCCTCATCGCCTGGCGTTTCCCCCGCCTGCGCCGCTACGATAATTGA
- a CDS encoding response regulator transcription factor, translated as MGIRLLLVDDHAVVRLGLRMLLESEDDIEIVGESGTGNEALRDVARLLPDVVLMDIGLPDISGIAATRLIKAQYPQVAIVALTIHEDEEYFFQMLDAGAHGYVPKRAAPDELVTAIRAAAANEVYLYPSLAKLLVRDFVAQRESAADTSSDNLTPREEEVLAWLAEGTNNAEIAEKLVISPKTVARHRENIMRKLNLHSRTELVKYAIRKGIIKP; from the coding sequence ATGGGCATACGCCTGCTGCTGGTGGATGACCACGCCGTGGTGCGGCTGGGGCTGCGCATGTTGCTGGAAAGCGAAGACGACATCGAGATCGTCGGCGAATCCGGCACCGGGAATGAAGCCTTGCGCGACGTGGCCCGCCTGCTACCCGATGTCGTACTCATGGACATTGGCCTGCCCGACATCTCCGGCATCGCCGCCACCCGCCTGATCAAAGCCCAGTACCCACAGGTTGCCATCGTCGCCCTCACCATCCACGAAGACGAAGAGTATTTCTTCCAGATGCTGGACGCGGGGGCCCATGGGTATGTGCCCAAACGCGCCGCGCCGGACGAACTGGTCACGGCCATCCGCGCCGCCGCCGCCAACGAAGTATACTTATACCCCTCGCTGGCGAAACTGCTCGTGCGCGACTTTGTCGCCCAGCGAGAAAGCGCCGCCGATACATCCTCGGACAACCTGACACCGCGCGAAGAAGAGGTGCTGGCCTGGCTGGCGGAAGGAACCAACAACGCGGAGATCGCCGAAAAACTAGTGATCAGCCCCAAAACGGTCGCCCGCCACCGCGAAAACATCATGCGCAAGCTAAACCTCCACTCGCGCACGGAACTGGTCAAGTACGCCATCCGCAAAGGCATCATCAAACCCTAG
- a CDS encoding 4Fe-4S dicluster domain-containing protein, with the protein MIIDQSKCIGCGDCTHACAAANDTAPGISWNQVTEAEKVGEQQVFLPVQCMHCNNAPCVDVCPVKATYHRADGIVMMDYDRCIGCRYCEIACPYGARSFNWEAFTGDNPDVPAWGQPEVERRPRGVVEKCTFCYQRINRGLAHGLTPGVDREATPKCVVTCPTGARIFGDLNDPDSPVSKALAAHPSFRLREELGTEPRIYYLPPHEAHSEVNA; encoded by the coding sequence ATGATTATTGACCAATCAAAGTGCATTGGCTGCGGCGACTGCACCCACGCCTGCGCCGCCGCCAACGACACCGCCCCCGGCATCTCCTGGAACCAGGTCACCGAAGCGGAAAAGGTCGGGGAGCAGCAAGTGTTCCTCCCCGTGCAATGTATGCACTGCAACAATGCGCCCTGCGTGGACGTTTGCCCGGTAAAGGCCACCTATCACCGCGCCGATGGCATCGTCATGATGGATTATGACCGCTGTATCGGCTGCCGCTATTGCGAAATAGCCTGCCCGTATGGGGCGCGTTCCTTCAACTGGGAAGCGTTTACGGGGGATAACCCGGATGTGCCGGCATGGGGCCAGCCAGAAGTCGAACGTCGTCCGCGTGGCGTCGTGGAAAAATGCACCTTTTGCTACCAGCGCATCAATCGCGGCCTGGCGCACGGCCTCACCCCCGGCGTAGACCGGGAAGCGACGCCCAAGTGCGTGGTCACCTGCCCAACCGGGGCGCGCATCTTCGGCGACCTGAACGACCCTGACTCGCCGGTAAGCAAAGCACTGGCGGCACACCCCTCGTTCCGTCTGCGGGAAGAACTGGGCACGGAGCCGCGCATCTACTACCTGCCACCACATGAAGCGCATAGTGAGGTAAACGCATGA
- a CDS encoding ClbS/DfsB family four-helix bundle protein, translated as MNQEELYDALDASRERLLMALEPLPDEALTYPGVLGHWSVCDLLAHLATWEAELVTALMQVRQGKKPQRLLQALADRDAYNAARYEENKDRDLEWVFADFQGARAQLEQWLEDFSDRALNDPRRYKWFDKPLWEIIADVTFRHEAAHAAAVEAFARDWQAARVDLGSIEVNE; from the coding sequence ATGAATCAGGAAGAACTCTACGATGCACTAGACGCCAGCCGTGAACGGCTGTTGATGGCTTTGGAACCCCTGCCCGACGAGGCGCTCACCTATCCGGGTGTGTTGGGGCATTGGTCCGTTTGCGACCTGCTGGCACACCTGGCGACCTGGGAAGCGGAACTGGTGACGGCGCTGATGCAGGTGCGGCAAGGTAAAAAACCGCAGCGGCTGCTGCAAGCCCTGGCCGACCGCGACGCCTACAACGCCGCGCGCTACGAGGAAAACAAAGACCGCGACCTGGAATGGGTTTTTGCCGATTTCCAGGGAGCGCGGGCGCAGTTGGAGCAGTGGCTGGAGGATTTCAGCGACCGCGCCTTGAACGATCCCCGGCGATACAAGTGGTTCGACAAACCCTTGTGGGAAATCATCGCGGACGTGACTTTCCGGCACGAGGCGGCGCACGCGGCGGCGGTGGAAGCGTTTGCCCGCGACTGGCAGGCGGCGCGGGTAGATTTGGGGAGCATTGAGGTGAACGAATGA
- a CDS encoding sensor histidine kinase, whose product MSDAFHAILFLIYGLAFVMMGFIVLLEHVRANDERLRHALRPLIIFGLLHGGHEWLEMLERPGLLPWQADFPELWEAIRLGLLAFSFLSLTAFGASLLSPNANIRRISLLGPLLQGGIWAGGLLVMRGRYPADALWDGADVWTRYVLGIPAALVASVGLVAQQRAFRRAGMEQFGRDSLWAAIAFAWYGLMGQLFTRASQLPPSTFLNQDLFFRFFGFPVQLLRAAAAVAISFFIVGSLRSFEVETQRRITQLQEDRLREAEKREALRGDLLRRVVAAQEAERQRIARELHDETGQELTALGLGLRGVSRMLGANHELAAHNLHQLENLVARSLDELQRLIANLRPSHLDDLGLPAALRWWAGETQKVAGITVTVTVAGTEHPLASPVKIALFRIAQEALTNVIKHAQAQNVAITLTYSGADVRIEVQDDGWGFDVERAMSDERRQSWGLLGMRERASLLGGEFTLDSHPGRGTRIAVVIPCQTNWSIPEQGAQENGHTPAAGG is encoded by the coding sequence ATGAGCGACGCCTTCCACGCCATCCTCTTCCTCATATACGGCCTGGCATTCGTCATGATGGGCTTCATCGTGCTCCTGGAGCACGTACGCGCCAACGACGAACGGCTGCGTCACGCCCTGCGCCCGCTGATCATCTTTGGCCTCCTCCACGGCGGCCACGAATGGCTGGAGATGCTGGAACGCCCCGGACTCCTCCCCTGGCAAGCCGACTTCCCCGAATTGTGGGAGGCAATCCGCCTGGGATTGCTGGCCTTCTCCTTCCTCTCCCTCACCGCCTTTGGCGCTTCCCTCCTCTCCCCCAACGCCAACATCCGCCGCATCAGTCTGCTGGGGCCGCTGCTACAGGGTGGCATCTGGGCCGGCGGCCTGCTGGTGATGCGCGGCCGCTATCCGGCGGACGCCCTGTGGGATGGTGCCGACGTGTGGACCCGCTACGTGCTGGGCATTCCCGCCGCGCTGGTTGCTTCCGTAGGGTTGGTGGCGCAGCAGCGGGCGTTCCGTCGTGCCGGCATGGAACAATTCGGACGCGACAGTCTCTGGGCCGCCATCGCCTTCGCCTGGTACGGCCTTATGGGCCAGCTCTTCACCCGCGCCAGCCAACTCCCCCCCTCCACCTTCCTCAACCAAGACCTCTTCTTCCGCTTCTTTGGCTTCCCCGTACAACTGCTGCGCGCCGCCGCCGCCGTCGCCATCTCCTTCTTCATCGTCGGTTCCCTACGCTCCTTTGAAGTGGAAACGCAGCGCCGCATCACCCAACTACAAGAGGACCGCCTGCGCGAAGCGGAGAAACGGGAGGCGCTGCGCGGGGACCTGCTGCGCCGCGTGGTGGCGGCGCAAGAAGCGGAGCGGCAACGCATCGCCCGCGAACTGCACGACGAAACAGGGCAGGAGCTGACGGCGCTGGGGTTGGGGCTGCGCGGCGTCTCGCGTATGTTAGGCGCCAACCATGAATTAGCCGCGCACAATCTGCACCAGTTGGAAAACCTGGTGGCGCGTTCGCTGGATGAGCTACAGCGGTTGATCGCCAACCTGCGCCCTTCGCACCTGGATGACCTGGGATTGCCGGCAGCGCTGCGCTGGTGGGCGGGCGAAACCCAGAAAGTTGCCGGCATCACCGTAACCGTCACCGTTGCCGGCACGGAACACCCCCTCGCCTCCCCCGTCAAGATCGCCCTCTTCCGCATCGCCCAGGAAGCCCTCACCAACGTCATCAAGCACGCCCAGGCGCAAAACGTAGCCATCACCCTCACCTACAGCGGCGCCGACGTGCGCATAGAAGTGCAAGACGACGGCTGGGGATTCGACGTAGAACGGGCCATGAGCGACGAACGACGACAATCCTGGGGCCTGCTGGGCATGCGCGAACGCGCCTCCCTCCTCGGCGGAGAGTTCACCCTCGACTCCCACCCCGGACGCGGCACACGTATCGCCGTCGTCATCCCCTGTCAAACAAATTGGTCGATCCCGGAACAAGGAGCGCAAGAAAATGGGCATACGCCTGCTGCTGGTGGATGA
- a CDS encoding folate-binding protein YgfZ, with translation MTTLTAETLAAAYEAAHKQAILVDRGDLGLLKFSGATRLDLLHRMSTQAVKGLGDGEGAATILTSDIGRMIDRLILYAGSDDVYALTGEENAPNIARYLLRFVFFNDDFRLQDLTAEKAIWGIYGKAAGARLAALWPEAVDLPPHHWRRVTLADLAVTLHRTDPVAGDGYFLMCPRGAKEAVAAMLQEGGIVPASAAAYDYLRIESGLPRLRHEITLDYIPLEANLWADVSFKKGCYTGQEIIARLESRGRLAKKLFRLRLAGVVNAGTELTLNDRAVGTITSAADGPRGPLALGYLKTGILDTDLSALTANDIPVSVEK, from the coding sequence ATGACAACGCTGACCGCAGAGACGCTGGCCGCCGCCTACGAAGCGGCGCACAAGCAGGCCATCCTGGTAGACCGCGGCGACCTGGGGCTGCTCAAATTCAGCGGCGCGACGCGCCTCGACCTGCTCCACCGCATGTCCACGCAGGCAGTGAAGGGGTTGGGCGATGGCGAAGGGGCGGCCACCATTCTGACCTCGGACATTGGCCGCATGATTGATCGCCTGATTCTGTACGCGGGGAGCGACGACGTCTACGCGCTCACGGGGGAGGAAAACGCGCCGAACATTGCCCGCTATCTCCTGCGGTTTGTCTTCTTCAACGACGACTTTCGCCTGCAAGACCTCACGGCGGAGAAGGCTATCTGGGGCATCTACGGCAAGGCCGCCGGCGCGCGCCTGGCCGCGCTGTGGCCGGAGGCAGTGGATTTGCCGCCGCACCATTGGCGGCGGGTGACGCTGGCCGACCTCGCGGTGACGCTGCACCGCACCGACCCCGTGGCCGGGGATGGCTACTTCCTCATGTGCCCGCGGGGGGCAAAGGAAGCGGTGGCGGCGATGCTACAAGAGGGGGGTATTGTGCCGGCATCTGCCGCCGCTTACGACTACCTGCGCATTGAAAGTGGGTTGCCTCGCCTGCGGCATGAGATTACGCTGGACTACATCCCTCTGGAAGCGAATTTGTGGGCGGACGTTTCCTTTAAGAAGGGGTGCTACACGGGGCAGGAGATTATCGCCCGTCTGGAGAGCCGCGGGCGGCTGGCGAAGAAGTTGTTTCGGCTGCGTCTGGCGGGAGTGGTAAATGCCGGCACGGAACTCACCCTCAATGATCGCGCCGTGGGCACAATCACCTCCGCCGCCGACGGCCCCCGCGGCCCCCTGGCCCTCGGCTACCTCAAAACCGGCATCCTTGACACCGACCTCAGCGCCCTCACAGCCAACGACATCCCCGTATCTGTAGAAAAGTAG
- a CDS encoding cytochrome c3 family protein, with protein sequence MVEPTPVVPVIPFLDQWVNSGHADKTAEAFVHWNEDDPAEVPESCARCHSGVGYQDFIGADGSEAGVVDQPAPIGSVITCDACHNAATVMMTSVVFPSGIEVTGLGPEARCMQCHQGRYSKVGVDEAIANAGITDNLDEVSPDLGFANIHYYAAAATLYGTVVKGGYEYDGKAYDAKFDHVAGYDTCASCHSPHTLEVKVAECQTCHTNVETVEDLKDVRMQGSLVDYNGNGDREEGIYHEVTGMQETLMMAIQAYAREVAGQPIAYDTARYPYFFIDANDNGQVDEDETGRYDSWTARLAKAAYNYQVSLKDPGFFAHGGKYIIELLYDSTEDLNGSISEPIDMTNMHRIDAGHFAGSEEAFRHWDEDGEVSGSCSRCHSAAGLPLFIEQGVTINQPTANGLNCATCHNDLTTFTRYEVEEVPFPSGATLTLGEPDANLCINCHQGRESTVSVDRLIGDLGADEQSDRLRFLNVHYFAAGATLFGTEAKGAYEFTGQVYAGRNEHVAARDTCIECHDTHLLEVQIDECVECHENVVTRADLVDIRVSEDDFDGDGDVTEGLAGEIATMQEALYTAMQSYATDTIGTGIVYSDAAYPYFFTDTNSNGTVDADEATRSNGYNTWTPALLRAAYNYQYVAKDPGAFAHNGKYILQILYDSLNSLGADTTNMIRP encoded by the coding sequence ATGGTGGAGCCGACGCCTGTCGTGCCCGTCATCCCCTTCCTCGACCAATGGGTCAACTCCGGCCATGCCGACAAAACGGCGGAAGCCTTTGTCCATTGGAACGAAGATGATCCGGCGGAAGTGCCGGAATCCTGCGCCCGCTGCCACAGTGGCGTCGGGTATCAGGACTTCATTGGCGCGGACGGTTCGGAAGCGGGCGTGGTTGACCAGCCCGCGCCGATTGGTTCCGTCATTACCTGCGATGCCTGCCACAACGCGGCTACGGTCATGATGACGAGCGTTGTCTTCCCCTCCGGGATAGAGGTGACGGGTCTGGGACCGGAAGCGCGTTGTATGCAGTGCCACCAGGGGCGTTACTCGAAGGTGGGCGTGGATGAGGCTATTGCCAATGCCGGCATTACCGACAACCTCGACGAAGTAAGCCCGGACCTCGGCTTTGCCAACATCCACTACTACGCCGCCGCCGCCACCCTCTATGGCACGGTGGTCAAGGGTGGCTACGAGTACGACGGCAAAGCATACGATGCCAAGTTCGACCACGTCGCCGGTTATGACACCTGCGCCTCCTGCCACAGCCCGCACACGCTGGAAGTGAAAGTCGCCGAATGTCAGACCTGCCACACCAATGTAGAAACGGTGGAAGACCTGAAGGACGTGCGTATGCAAGGTTCGCTCGTCGATTACAACGGCAACGGTGACCGGGAAGAAGGCATCTACCACGAAGTAACGGGGATGCAAGAGACGCTCATGATGGCGATTCAGGCTTACGCGCGCGAAGTCGCCGGCCAACCGATCGCCTACGACACCGCCCGCTACCCCTACTTCTTCATTGACGCCAATGACAACGGTCAGGTTGATGAAGACGAAACAGGTCGCTACGATTCCTGGACGGCACGCCTGGCCAAGGCCGCCTACAACTATCAGGTATCCCTCAAAGACCCCGGCTTCTTCGCTCACGGCGGCAAGTACATCATTGAGCTGCTGTATGACTCAACCGAGGACTTGAACGGTTCCATTTCCGAACCCATTGATATGACCAACATGCATCGCATTGATGCGGGTCACTTCGCCGGTTCCGAGGAAGCGTTCCGTCATTGGGATGAAGATGGCGAAGTGTCCGGCTCCTGCAGCCGCTGCCACTCCGCCGCCGGCCTGCCGCTCTTCATTGAGCAAGGCGTAACCATCAACCAGCCCACGGCAAACGGCCTTAATTGCGCCACCTGCCACAACGATCTGACCACCTTCACCCGCTACGAAGTGGAAGAAGTGCCGTTCCCCAGCGGGGCCACCCTCACCCTGGGCGAACCGGACGCCAACCTGTGCATCAACTGTCACCAGGGACGCGAGTCTACGGTCAGCGTAGACCGGCTGATCGGTGACCTGGGCGCGGATGAGCAATCGGATCGGCTGCGCTTCTTGAACGTCCACTACTTCGCCGCCGGGGCCACGCTGTTCGGCACCGAAGCCAAGGGCGCGTACGAATTCACCGGTCAGGTCTACGCGGGTCGCAATGAACACGTTGCCGCGCGTGACACCTGCATTGAGTGCCACGACACCCATTTGCTAGAAGTGCAAATTGACGAGTGCGTGGAATGCCACGAGAACGTCGTGACACGAGCCGATCTGGTCGATATTCGCGTCAGCGAAGATGACTTCGACGGTGACGGCGACGTGACCGAAGGTCTGGCCGGCGAAATCGCCACCATGCAGGAAGCCCTGTATACGGCGATGCAGTCCTATGCCACGGACACGATTGGCACGGGTATCGTTTACTCAGATGCCGCCTATCCGTACTTCTTCACGGATACGAATAGCAACGGCACCGTAGACGCGGACGAAGCAACCCGCAGCAATGGCTACAACACCTGGACGCCTGCCCTGCTGCGCGCGGCATACAACTACCAGTATGTGGCAAAAGATCCAGGCGCATTTGCCCACAACGGCAAGTACATCCTGCAAATCCTGTATGATTCGCTCAACAGCCTGGGAGCGGATACCACGAACATGATCCGGCCCTAG
- the nth gene encoding endonuclease III translates to MLPPAERLPALIHRLRLRHPDFHCELDYETPLQLLIATILSAQCTDVRVNQVTPVLFARYPTAADLAGAARAAVEEIVRPTGFYRQKARYIQETAGKIVHEFGGEVPASMSDLLTLPGVARKTANVVLGEIFGIAEGIVVDTHVKRLSNRLGLTTASDPRKIEADLMAIVPHGEWVAFSHLLIFHGRRVCDARKPDCEQCPLTDLCPAAFSFASRS, encoded by the coding sequence ATGTTGCCCCCAGCCGAACGCCTGCCGGCATTGATCCACCGCCTGCGCTTGCGTCACCCTGATTTTCATTGCGAGTTGGACTATGAGACCCCGTTGCAGCTTCTCATTGCCACTATCCTCTCCGCGCAATGCACGGACGTGCGCGTGAACCAGGTGACGCCGGTGCTGTTTGCCCGCTATCCGACGGCGGCGGACCTGGCGGGGGCGGCGCGGGCGGCGGTGGAGGAGATTGTGCGCCCGACGGGTTTTTACCGGCAGAAGGCGCGCTACATTCAGGAGACGGCGGGGAAAATTGTGCATGAGTTTGGCGGGGAAGTGCCGGCATCTATGTCAGACCTGCTCACATTGCCGGGCGTGGCGCGGAAAACGGCCAATGTCGTGCTGGGGGAGATTTTTGGCATCGCCGAGGGCATTGTCGTGGACACGCACGTCAAGCGATTGTCCAACCGCCTCGGCCTGACGACGGCATCTGATCCGCGTAAAATTGAGGCGGATTTGATGGCCATTGTGCCCCACGGGGAGTGGGTCGCCTTTTCCCACCTGCTCATTTTTCATGGCCGCCGCGTTTGCGATGCGCGCAAGCCGGATTGCGAACAGTGCCCCCTGACCGATTTGTGCCCGGCGGCGTTTAGTTTTGCTTCTCGTTCGTAG